In one Prochlorococcus marinus XMU1404 genomic region, the following are encoded:
- a CDS encoding IMS domain-containing protein, protein MELPLDHFSLIGVSPSATSEEILRAFQLRLDKTPDEGFTYEVLTQRSELLRLTADLLTDPESRREYENLILDGASGLEFSSNREVAGLILLWESGSPKEAFKITRKALQPPQTPALGSSREADLTLLASLTARDSAIQEQQLRAYSNAADFLHEGIQLLQRMGKLGERRKELEEDLVSLLPFRILDLLSRELNDQESHKKGLSMLENLIIKRGGLEGNNKSEYGDYLNQQEFEAFFKQIKPYLTVEEQVDLFLELQKRGSLEAGFLAFLSLTAIGFSRRKPEKLFEARKILNKLNLSGLDSMPLIGCLDLLLADIDQASARFSSSSDENFQNWFNNYQGNKLEAMYIYCRNWLEKDVLVGFRDVDSKEVDLDSWFEDGRIQEFIEKLEKKSNKTTIKSNLQKSKIDSESSSKIIQDVDGKLGNVDERRLPWPGGIKQIDEKLDSQEDKFNEEIFKNKTINLYKYLIEKIAELKFSFGEFLKDQEIIDRSPILIYLYAFLILFSFGIGIGFLRNNFKNSIQDETVLDKPLTSVDKNQNLREIKSNKEVNKNSSSESKSIDVKPIKNNSFRAKELTKVSPTLKDLSNLINLWLINKSNYLSGKSEINLSEIVSNGLIERTIEERNNDIKKGINKEIISQIRKIDFVSQTSSRIVVLVELDYLEKIIKNSGEFVNETSLTPLKVKYILGFSNKSWKLVDFVSGL, encoded by the coding sequence TTGGAACTTCCCTTAGATCATTTCAGTTTAATTGGTGTAAGCCCCTCTGCAACATCTGAAGAGATATTAAGAGCTTTTCAATTACGATTGGATAAAACCCCTGATGAAGGCTTTACTTATGAAGTTTTAACCCAAAGATCGGAATTGCTTCGTCTTACTGCTGATTTGCTTACAGATCCAGAAAGCAGAAGAGAATACGAAAATTTGATACTAGACGGAGCATCTGGATTGGAGTTTTCTTCAAATAGAGAAGTGGCAGGATTAATACTTCTTTGGGAATCAGGTTCCCCAAAAGAGGCTTTTAAGATCACGAGAAAAGCTTTGCAGCCCCCACAAACTCCAGCTTTAGGAAGTAGTAGAGAAGCTGATCTAACTTTATTAGCTTCTTTAACAGCTAGAGACTCTGCAATTCAAGAACAACAGCTTAGAGCCTATTCAAACGCTGCAGACTTTTTACATGAGGGTATACAACTTCTCCAAAGAATGGGAAAGCTTGGTGAAAGAAGGAAAGAGCTTGAAGAAGATTTGGTTTCTCTGCTTCCTTTCAGGATCCTAGATCTACTTAGTAGGGAATTAAATGATCAGGAGTCTCATAAAAAAGGTTTAAGCATGTTAGAGAATCTAATAATTAAAAGGGGTGGTTTGGAAGGTAATAACAAATCTGAATATGGAGATTATTTAAATCAGCAAGAATTTGAAGCTTTTTTTAAACAAATAAAGCCCTATTTGACAGTAGAAGAACAGGTAGATTTGTTTCTTGAATTACAAAAAAGAGGTTCATTAGAAGCAGGATTTTTAGCTTTTTTATCCTTGACAGCAATTGGTTTCTCAAGAAGAAAACCGGAAAAATTATTTGAAGCGCGGAAAATTCTAAATAAACTCAACTTATCAGGCCTAGATTCAATGCCTCTTATTGGCTGTTTAGACTTGCTTCTAGCAGATATTGATCAGGCCTCTGCAAGATTCTCAAGTAGTTCTGATGAAAATTTTCAAAATTGGTTTAACAACTATCAAGGAAATAAACTAGAAGCTATGTATATATATTGCAGAAATTGGCTTGAGAAAGACGTTTTAGTTGGTTTTAGGGATGTTGACTCAAAAGAGGTGGATTTAGATTCTTGGTTTGAAGACGGAAGAATTCAAGAATTTATTGAAAAATTAGAAAAGAAATCAAATAAAACTACAATTAAATCAAATCTTCAGAAATCAAAAATAGATAGTGAATCTTCTTCAAAGATTATTCAAGATGTTGATGGTAAATTAGGTAATGTTGATGAAAGGAGATTACCTTGGCCTGGAGGTATAAAACAAATAGATGAAAAGCTTGATAGTCAAGAAGATAAATTTAATGAAGAAATTTTTAAGAATAAAACAATAAACTTATATAAGTATTTAATTGAAAAAATTGCCGAATTAAAGTTTAGTTTTGGCGAATTTTTAAAGGATCAAGAGATTATTGATAGATCACCTATTTTAATATATCTATATGCTTTTTTGATTTTATTTTCATTTGGTATTGGTATTGGATTTTTAAGAAATAATTTTAAAAATTCAATTCAAGATGAAACTGTTCTGGATAAACCTCTAACATCTGTAGATAAAAATCAAAATTTAAGGGAGATAAAATCTAATAAAGAAGTAAATAAAAATTCTTCAAGTGAATCTAAGTCTATAGATGTAAAACCTATTAAAAATAATTCCTTTAGAGCTAAAGAACTTACAAAAGTTTCACCTACTCTAAAAGATTTAAGTAATTTAATTAATCTATGGCTTATTAATAAGAGTAATTACTTGTCAGGTAAGAGTGAAATTAATCTTTCCGAAATTGTTAGTAATGGTTTGATTGAAAGAACAATCGAAGAAAGAAATAACGATATCAAGAAAGGAATAAATAAAGAAATTATTTCCCAAATACGAAAAATAGATTTTGTATCACAAACTTCCTCTAGGATCGTTGTTTTAGTTGAATTAGATTATCTAGAGAAAATAATAAAAAATTCTGGAGAGTTTGTTAATGAAACATCACTTACTCCGCTCAAAGTTAAATATATCTTGGGTTTTTCAAATAAGTCATGGAAATTGGTTGATTTTGTAAGTGGCTTGTAA
- the pdhA gene encoding pyruvate dehydrogenase (acetyl-transferring) E1 component subunit alpha, giving the protein METHVERITNLQDIKKAELDRETGLFLYEDMILGRRFEDKCAEMYYRGKMFGFVHLYNGQEAISTGVIGAMKKKHDWFCSTYRDHVHALSAGVPSFEVMSELFGKATGCSKGRGGSMHLFSREHHLLGGYAFIGEGIPVALGAAFSSKYKKEVAGNNSSDSVTAAFFGDGTCNNGQFFECLNMAQLWKLPIIFVVENNKWAIGMAHDRATSNPEIWRKASAFGMHGEEVDGMDVLAVRGAAQRAIERARAGDGPTLLECLTYRYRGHSLADPDELRSEKEKEFWGKRDPIKKLAQEIIDGKFATEEELKSIEKKIDIEISKAVKDALEAPEPPSQELTKYIWAED; this is encoded by the coding sequence TTGGAAACACACGTAGAGAGAATTACAAATCTTCAAGACATAAAAAAAGCAGAATTAGATCGAGAAACCGGATTGTTTCTTTATGAAGATATGATACTTGGCCGAAGATTCGAAGATAAGTGTGCAGAAATGTACTATAGAGGAAAAATGTTTGGGTTCGTTCATTTATATAACGGCCAAGAAGCTATAAGCACTGGAGTGATTGGTGCCATGAAAAAGAAACACGATTGGTTTTGTAGTACCTATCGCGATCATGTCCATGCACTTAGTGCAGGTGTTCCCTCTTTTGAAGTAATGAGCGAGCTTTTCGGCAAAGCTACAGGTTGCAGTAAAGGCAGAGGGGGATCCATGCACTTATTTTCAAGAGAGCATCACTTGTTGGGGGGATACGCATTTATTGGGGAAGGCATTCCAGTTGCTTTAGGAGCAGCATTTTCAAGCAAATATAAAAAGGAAGTTGCTGGTAATAATAGTAGTGACTCGGTAACTGCAGCATTCTTTGGAGATGGAACTTGTAATAATGGACAGTTTTTTGAATGTTTAAATATGGCCCAATTATGGAAACTTCCTATAATTTTTGTTGTTGAAAACAATAAATGGGCTATTGGTATGGCACATGATAGAGCAACCAGCAATCCTGAAATCTGGAGAAAAGCCTCTGCTTTCGGGATGCATGGTGAAGAAGTTGACGGAATGGATGTATTAGCAGTTAGAGGGGCAGCACAAAGAGCAATTGAGCGGGCTAGAGCAGGTGATGGGCCTACTCTTTTAGAATGCTTGACCTATAGATATAGAGGGCATTCTCTTGCTGATCCTGACGAATTAAGATCTGAAAAAGAGAAGGAATTTTGGGGAAAAAGAGATCCCATAAAGAAATTAGCTCAAGAAATTATTGATGGAAAATTCGCAACGGAAGAAGAATTAAAAAGTATTGAAAAGAAAATAGATATAGAAATATCCAAAGCGGTTAAAGATGCTTTAGAAGCCCCTGAGCCTCCTTCTCAAGAATTAACCAAATATATTTGGGCCGAAGATTAG
- a CDS encoding RpoD/SigA family RNA polymerase sigma factor: MVSSIPTQAEPQKRRGNDPISWYLQNIGRVPLLTPSEEIELGNQVQKMMILTEDGQLTEKNKEFTTQQKRTIKIGRRAKERMMKANLRLVVSVAKKYQGKGLELLDLVQEGSLGLERAVEKFDPTRGYKFSTYAFWWIRQSMTRAIACQSRTIRLPVHLSERLASIRKVSRDLAHKLGAMPSRIEIAEAMEIDVEELDSVLRQALSTSSLDAPVNGDDGRSFLGDLIADSNNEEPLDQVEQKMHQEQLGNWLSHLSEQEQHVLKLRFGLDGNERHTLAEIGRLLEVSRERVRQVELKALRKLRNLTRKLPSGI, encoded by the coding sequence ATGGTTTCATCAATACCAACACAAGCAGAGCCACAAAAAAGAAGAGGCAATGACCCTATAAGTTGGTACTTGCAGAATATTGGAAGGGTGCCTTTATTAACGCCTTCTGAAGAAATTGAATTGGGTAATCAAGTTCAAAAGATGATGATACTTACAGAAGATGGTCAATTAACTGAAAAAAACAAAGAATTTACAACACAGCAAAAAAGAACAATAAAAATAGGAAGAAGAGCAAAAGAGAGGATGATGAAAGCTAATTTAAGGTTAGTTGTTAGTGTGGCAAAAAAATACCAAGGTAAGGGTCTTGAACTTCTTGACCTAGTTCAAGAAGGTTCACTTGGTTTAGAGAGGGCTGTTGAAAAATTTGATCCTACAAGAGGATACAAGTTTTCTACATATGCTTTTTGGTGGATTAGACAAAGTATGACTAGAGCGATCGCTTGTCAATCTCGAACGATCCGTTTGCCAGTCCACTTGAGTGAAAGGTTAGCTTCTATAAGAAAAGTTAGTAGAGATTTAGCTCATAAACTCGGAGCTATGCCAAGCAGAATTGAGATTGCAGAAGCAATGGAAATTGATGTCGAAGAATTAGATTCTGTTTTAAGGCAAGCTTTATCAACAAGTAGTTTAGATGCTCCTGTTAACGGCGATGATGGAAGGAGCTTTTTAGGAGATTTAATTGCAGATAGTAATAATGAAGAGCCTCTAGATCAAGTTGAACAGAAAATGCATCAAGAGCAACTTGGTAATTGGTTAAGCCATCTCAGTGAACAAGAGCAACATGTGCTTAAATTAAGGTTCGGATTAGATGGAAATGAGAGACATACACTTGCTGAAATTGGAAGATTATTGGAAGTTTCTAGAGAGAGGGTAAGACAAGTTGAATTGAAGGCTCTGAGAAAATTAAGAAATTTAACCAGAAAACTACCTAGTGGTATTTAA
- a CDS encoding NAD(P)H-hydrate epimerase, translated as MNEIVWPAIDSKHLIVDSKQMMILEKEMFSDGMPQEALMEKAGIQISRWLLKRKPLLKHGITVLIGPGHNGGDGAVIARELCLKGFLVQVWCPFPIKKTLTNNLLNYLTSIGVTKLVEPPDANGKELWIDAIFGNNQTRKVDNKLIKLINQKFHNKYGKVISIDIPTGLCPDKGEPFLDNAVQADYTLAIGLNKIGLTQDSALPFIGELNHIDIGVPTNKLSKIEKKIFKVTYKDLKNIDLPSLPKNSDKYKRGRTLLIAGSEKYPGAAYLSLRGAISSGAGFISAVLPELVAESIWQVAPEIVLKGTMQTNHNGNASLFSALKNIDLSLYDSLAVGPGIGIDNDDWHKSKDYLIGFKGLLILDADALNRISESKLGSKFFLERKFQTWITPHIKGFSRLFPNIEGETNVGLALKAAKEFNISVLLKGANSIVADDKKAWQLFGTDSQTARAGLGDLLTGFIAGSSAIDSTLCKNITTDFFTKYVLLHSFAASKCKKGSNASAIGDELSKLMRNMKTRQIS; from the coding sequence ATGAACGAAATTGTATGGCCAGCAATTGACTCTAAACATTTAATTGTTGATTCGAAGCAAATGATGATATTAGAGAAAGAAATGTTTTCTGATGGAATGCCACAAGAAGCATTGATGGAGAAAGCTGGTATCCAAATTAGTAGATGGCTCTTGAAAAGGAAACCTCTTTTAAAACATGGAATAACTGTTTTAATCGGTCCTGGGCATAATGGTGGGGATGGTGCAGTAATAGCACGAGAGCTTTGTTTGAAAGGCTTTTTAGTCCAGGTATGGTGTCCATTTCCGATAAAAAAAACATTAACAAATAACCTCCTTAATTATCTTACATCTATTGGTGTCACAAAATTAGTAGAGCCCCCTGATGCAAATGGGAAAGAACTCTGGATTGATGCGATTTTTGGTAATAATCAAACAAGAAAAGTTGATAATAAATTAATCAAACTTATTAATCAAAAATTTCATAACAAATATGGCAAGGTAATAAGTATTGATATCCCAACAGGGTTATGCCCTGATAAAGGAGAGCCGTTTTTAGATAATGCTGTACAGGCAGATTACACTTTAGCTATAGGTCTCAATAAAATTGGGTTAACACAAGATTCTGCTTTACCTTTTATTGGAGAGTTGAATCATATTGATATTGGGGTACCTACTAATAAGTTATCTAAGATTGAGAAAAAAATTTTTAAGGTTACTTACAAAGATTTAAAAAATATTGATTTACCTTCTTTACCAAAAAATTCCGATAAATATAAAAGAGGAAGAACATTATTAATTGCTGGAAGTGAAAAATATCCCGGAGCTGCATACTTATCATTAAGAGGGGCAATATCAAGTGGAGCAGGTTTTATCTCAGCAGTTCTGCCTGAATTAGTAGCTGAATCTATTTGGCAAGTTGCTCCAGAAATAGTTTTAAAAGGAACTATGCAAACTAACCACAATGGTAATGCATCCTTATTCAGTGCATTAAAAAATATTGATCTGAGTTTATATGATTCATTAGCTGTAGGCCCAGGGATAGGAATTGATAATGATGATTGGCATAAATCGAAAGATTACCTAATAGGTTTTAAGGGATTATTGATCTTGGATGCAGATGCACTTAATAGAATTTCTGAATCAAAATTAGGATCAAAATTCTTCTTAGAGAGAAAATTTCAAACTTGGATTACACCTCATATTAAGGGATTTTCAAGGTTATTTCCTAATATAGAAGGTGAGACAAATGTTGGACTAGCTCTTAAAGCGGCCAAAGAATTTAATATAAGTGTTTTGTTAAAGGGAGCTAACAGTATAGTTGCTGATGATAAAAAAGCATGGCAACTTTTTGGGACTGATTCTCAAACTGCGAGAGCAGGATTAGGTGATCTTTTAACCGGATTTATAGCTGGCAGTTCTGCGATTGATTCGACCCTTTGTAAAAATATAACAACTGATTTTTTTACTAAATACGTACTTTTACATTCATTTGCTGCATCAAAGTGTAAAAAAGGGTCAAATGCATCCGCTATTGGTGATGAATTATCAAAATTAATGAGAAATATGAAAACGAGACAAATATCTTGA
- the mnmA gene encoding tRNA 2-thiouridine(34) synthase MnmA — MLKTQKDEKLENYFSTNNKTKKKKNIIVGLSGGVDSSLSAALLVERGWNVEGLTLWLMKGEGSCCSEGLVDAAALCEDLGINHKIIDSREIFEREVIKKTTESYEKGFTPLPCSMCNKNVKFEEMLNYAINKKDFTHIATGHYARIKKSSYAEKLDYKSLVFKEFLLLRGADKNKDQSYFLYSLSQEVLSRLEFPLGEMKKEETRKEALRLGLRTAQKPESQDLCLVEHYGSMQRFIDKHIEPKEGKIIHVNGQVLGTHNGIQHFTVGQRKGLGVAWPEPLYVKNLDRKENIVYVADKSDLFNREAIISKVNWVSIEEPKQDIKVEAQIRYRSHPVKGTLIALKNSDNLTKTFKLIFEESQSSVTPGQAAVFYKGEILLGGGLIN; from the coding sequence ATGTTAAAGACACAAAAAGATGAAAAATTAGAGAACTATTTTTCTACTAATAATAAAACTAAAAAGAAGAAAAATATTATTGTAGGTCTTTCTGGAGGCGTAGATAGTTCTCTTTCAGCTGCTCTTCTTGTAGAAAGAGGATGGAATGTTGAGGGACTAACTCTTTGGCTAATGAAAGGAGAAGGATCCTGTTGTTCTGAAGGATTAGTAGATGCTGCAGCCCTTTGTGAAGATTTAGGAATTAATCATAAAATTATAGATTCAAGAGAAATTTTCGAAAGAGAGGTAATTAAAAAAACTACTGAAAGCTACGAGAAAGGTTTCACACCACTCCCATGTTCGATGTGCAACAAGAATGTGAAGTTTGAAGAGATGCTTAATTATGCAATAAATAAAAAAGACTTTACCCATATTGCGACTGGACATTACGCAAGAATAAAAAAATCATCTTATGCTGAAAAACTTGATTACAAGAGCTTAGTATTTAAGGAATTCCTTCTTCTGAGAGGGGCGGACAAGAATAAAGACCAAAGTTATTTTCTTTATTCTCTTTCACAAGAAGTACTAAGCAGATTAGAATTTCCTCTTGGTGAGATGAAAAAAGAAGAAACCAGAAAGGAAGCCCTGAGATTAGGCCTCAGAACTGCTCAAAAACCAGAAAGTCAAGATTTATGTTTAGTTGAGCATTATGGATCAATGCAGAGATTTATCGACAAACACATTGAACCTAAAGAAGGAAAAATAATACATGTTAATGGTCAAGTCCTAGGAACTCACAATGGTATTCAGCACTTTACTGTAGGCCAAAGAAAAGGTTTGGGAGTTGCCTGGCCCGAACCATTATATGTAAAAAATTTAGACAGAAAAGAAAACATAGTGTACGTAGCAGATAAAAGTGATCTATTTAATAGAGAAGCAATAATTAGTAAGGTTAATTGGGTTTCAATCGAAGAACCTAAGCAAGATATAAAAGTAGAAGCACAAATCAGATATAGAAGTCATCCAGTAAAAGGAACTTTAATTGCTTTGAAAAATTCAGATAATCTAACTAAAACTTTTAAATTAATTTTTGAAGAAAGTCAAAGTTCGGTAACGCCCGGACAAGCTGCAGTTTTTTATAAAGGAGAAATTTTATTAGGTGGTGGATTAATTAATTAA
- a CDS encoding acyltransferase yields MLIPTKIKSLRQYFYPCLGGILGGISVSTYFWLIFMPISLFILWEGSERKIANFWWGFFFVLISHSWLYDLHPLTWLGFSWFASLIIAISILLFCAIWGGLLVYLWGLLVEMILWKEDVFNMKIMPLIIKVFFLSLTWGIGELILSQTPFFWIGLGESLVPGDIYLAGLARWIGASGLCVLQILIGFWIFFSHGRWRRKLHFKKIFIFGSLIIVFLHLFGALTNPIKRNSEFPVAIWQTNIPTREKLKIDDEFIKEKQSIAQEYALANKAKLLVAPEGTLSNNFYLTKGIKINTLAGGFRNYNNELRSSLLGFQIGDKSFTSFIDKSRLVPLGENIPVFLNSFSRGLSAVGGVQPGSDSRFFDPKFTPPLAVAICYEISDGLKIRKAINSGAKLIITASNLDPYPIKLHNQFLSLARLRSIENKKNNLLVSNTGPSGLVQDDGKIIQMLDLNVEQNKIVFPNFSSEKTFYTKFGDKPLLFLLIFFMGLNIFLKIN; encoded by the coding sequence TTGTTAATCCCGACTAAGATAAAAAGTTTAAGACAATATTTTTACCCTTGCCTAGGTGGAATTTTAGGAGGAATTTCAGTCTCAACTTACTTTTGGCTGATTTTTATGCCGATATCTTTATTTATTTTATGGGAAGGAAGTGAAAGAAAAATAGCAAATTTTTGGTGGGGCTTTTTCTTTGTTTTGATAAGTCATTCATGGTTATATGATCTGCATCCTTTGACATGGCTTGGGTTTTCATGGTTTGCAAGTTTAATAATTGCCATTTCAATATTATTATTTTGTGCTATTTGGGGTGGGTTATTAGTTTATTTATGGGGGCTGTTAGTTGAAATGATTCTCTGGAAAGAGGATGTTTTTAATATGAAAATTATGCCTTTAATCATAAAAGTATTTTTTTTATCTTTGACTTGGGGGATTGGTGAATTGATACTTTCTCAAACACCTTTTTTCTGGATAGGTTTAGGTGAAAGTCTTGTCCCAGGTGATATTTATCTCGCTGGGTTGGCAAGATGGATTGGTGCAAGTGGTTTATGCGTATTACAAATATTGATTGGATTTTGGATTTTTTTTAGTCACGGTAGATGGAGAAGAAAACTTCATTTCAAAAAAATATTTATTTTTGGATCTTTAATAATTGTTTTCTTACATTTATTTGGGGCCCTAACAAATCCAATAAAAAGAAACTCTGAATTTCCTGTGGCTATTTGGCAAACAAATATCCCAACAAGAGAAAAATTGAAAATAGATGATGAGTTTATTAAAGAAAAACAATCTATCGCTCAAGAATATGCTTTAGCCAATAAAGCAAAACTTCTTGTTGCTCCCGAAGGAACTCTATCTAATAATTTTTATTTAACTAAAGGCATTAAAATTAATACTTTGGCAGGAGGTTTCAGAAATTACAATAATGAGTTAAGAAGTTCTTTACTAGGATTTCAAATTGGAGATAAATCTTTTACCTCTTTCATAGATAAAAGTAGACTTGTTCCATTAGGTGAAAATATACCTGTATTTCTAAATAGTTTTTCAAGAGGATTATCTGCAGTAGGAGGAGTTCAACCGGGTTCCGATTCAAGATTTTTCGATCCTAAATTTACCCCCCCATTAGCAGTAGCTATCTGTTACGAAATTAGTGATGGATTGAAAATAAGAAAGGCTATTAATAGTGGTGCAAAACTAATAATAACTGCATCAAATTTAGATCCCTATCCAATTAAGCTGCATAATCAATTTCTATCATTGGCTAGGTTAAGAAGTATTGAAAATAAGAAAAATAATTTACTCGTATCAAACACAGGCCCTTCGGGTTTAGTTCAGGATGATGGAAAAATAATTCAAATGCTAGATTTAAATGTTGAGCAAAATAAAATAGTGTTCCCTAATTTTTCATCCGAAAAGACTTTCTATACAAAATTTGGAGATAAACCTCTTTTGTTTTTGCTTATATTTTTTATGGGATTAAATATCTTTTTGAAAATTAATTAA
- a CDS encoding FKBP-type peptidyl-prolyl cis-trans isomerase — translation MKEVFISFAVFVFCVSLTLFSQFNSQQVVNAAESETQLIQKTPIAKSSNVSNNNLFELDPSDPNPILFAMAEETQSESNSRTTESGLVILDIVNGEGDEASAGQTVTVNYTGTLEDGTQFDTSIGRAPFSFPLGAGRVIKGWDEGVAGMKVGGTRKLTIPPELGYGSRGAGNVIPANATLIFEVELLKVN, via the coding sequence GTGAAAGAAGTCTTTATTAGTTTTGCAGTTTTTGTTTTTTGTGTTTCGTTAACTCTTTTCAGTCAATTTAATTCACAACAAGTGGTTAATGCTGCCGAATCAGAAACTCAGTTAATTCAAAAAACACCTATTGCAAAATCATCAAATGTTTCAAATAATAATTTATTTGAGCTAGACCCATCAGATCCAAATCCTATACTTTTCGCTATGGCAGAAGAAACACAATCAGAAAGCAATTCAAGGACTACAGAAAGTGGTCTAGTTATTTTGGATATCGTAAATGGGGAAGGAGATGAAGCTAGTGCTGGGCAAACAGTTACTGTAAACTATACAGGAACTCTAGAAGATGGGACACAATTTGATACTAGTATCGGTAGAGCTCCATTTAGCTTTCCATTAGGTGCTGGAAGAGTAATTAAAGGTTGGGACGAAGGTGTCGCAGGAATGAAAGTTGGAGGTACAAGAAAATTAACAATTCCTCCGGAACTTGGATACGGATCTAGAGGGGCAGGAAATGTTATACCCGCCAATGCAACTTTGATATTTGAAGTTGAATTATTAAAAGTCAATTAA
- the sodN gene encoding superoxide dismutase, Ni: MLSKLINSFLDKKSPMTVHAHCDGPCGVYDPASTRVTAEAVLSMTKKLIALEAPSSTDSAEWATYSNTFSRYVAVKEEQAKETKKEILILWTDYFKPVHLETYPDLHETIWKAAKLCSACKVNIDLAQAEELMSYVEKIHNIFWASKGRSDAFVKAS; encoded by the coding sequence ATGTTAAGTAAATTGATCAATTCTTTTCTAGATAAAAAATCCCCAATGACAGTCCATGCTCACTGTGATGGTCCTTGTGGTGTTTATGATCCAGCATCAACGAGAGTTACTGCTGAAGCAGTTTTATCAATGACAAAAAAACTTATTGCACTAGAAGCTCCTTCTAGCACTGATTCAGCAGAGTGGGCTACATATAGTAATACATTTTCTAGATATGTTGCAGTTAAAGAAGAGCAAGCAAAAGAAACAAAGAAAGAAATTCTAATTTTGTGGACAGACTACTTTAAACCAGTTCATTTAGAAACTTATCCAGACTTACATGAAACTATTTGGAAGGCGGCCAAATTATGCAGTGCATGCAAAGTTAATATTGATTTAGCTCAAGCTGAAGAGCTCATGAGTTACGTAGAAAAGATTCATAATATCTTCTGGGCTTCAAAAGGGAGATCAGACGCTTTCGTAAAAGCTAGTTAA
- the sodX gene encoding nickel-type superoxide dismutase maturation protease, with protein sequence MFKSFFDFILFFLGLRKTAIISGESMYPYLKDGDIVFFKKYKKNKSILKNRQIVIFNHPLKNKNLIKRINSVNQNNIEVLGDNIELSEDSNKFGLINDEKIIGIVTSKLIFPKLTNFLIQKNRSTPLNPK encoded by the coding sequence ATTTTCAAAAGTTTTTTTGATTTTATTTTATTTTTTTTAGGTTTAAGAAAAACCGCTATTATTAGTGGTGAATCTATGTATCCTTACCTAAAAGACGGGGATATTGTATTTTTTAAAAAATATAAAAAGAATAAATCAATACTAAAAAATCGACAAATAGTTATTTTTAATCATCCACTTAAAAATAAAAACCTAATAAAACGGATAAATTCAGTAAATCAAAATAATATTGAAGTTCTTGGCGACAATATTGAACTTAGCGAAGATAGTAACAAATTCGGATTAATCAATGACGAAAAAATTATTGGGATTGTCACCTCTAAATTAATTTTTCCTAAATTAACAAATTTTTTAATTCAAAAAAACAGAAGCACTCCTTTGAATCCAAAATAA
- a CDS encoding hydantoin utilization protein A: MQAVILTGVVAGFVHVVSGADHLIAMAPAAINNPKKALRNSFSWGLGHSSGVLLLAFLAIFIKDITPLNKFSNIAEFLVGISLLIVGVFAIKNSFQLSIHSHSHKHENGIAHRHFHFHVKEQKNNNNKHSHALTGLGLLHGIAGGSHFLAVLPALALPLTSACLYLISYLIGSLTSMNLFTCLISFTTFKASQKFIKRLIAVAGGLSFSLGLFWIQRSASVFLN; the protein is encoded by the coding sequence ATGCAAGCTGTAATTTTAACTGGAGTAGTTGCAGGATTTGTGCATGTTGTTAGTGGCGCTGATCATCTAATTGCAATGGCACCAGCAGCGATTAATAATCCCAAAAAAGCTCTTAGAAATAGTTTTTCATGGGGCTTAGGACACTCTTCAGGTGTCCTCTTGTTAGCTTTCCTAGCTATTTTTATTAAGGATATTACGCCATTAAACAAATTTTCCAATATCGCCGAATTCCTAGTTGGAATTTCTCTTCTAATTGTTGGAGTATTTGCTATTAAAAATTCTTTTCAATTAAGTATCCATTCGCATTCCCATAAGCATGAGAATGGAATTGCCCATCGTCACTTTCACTTTCATGTTAAGGAACAAAAAAATAACAATAATAAGCACTCACATGCTTTGACAGGTTTAGGCTTGCTACACGGTATAGCTGGAGGTTCGCATTTCCTCGCAGTTCTTCCTGCTTTGGCACTACCTTTAACAAGTGCTTGCTTATATTTGATTTCATATTTGATTGGTTCACTAACAAGTATGAATCTTTTTACTTGTTTAATATCTTTTACCACCTTTAAAGCAAGTCAAAAATTTATTAAAAGATTAATAGCTGTAGCAGGAGGGCTTTCCTTTTCTTTGGGATTATTTTGGATTCAAAGGAGTGCTTCTGTTTTTTTGAATTAA